In the bacterium genome, one interval contains:
- a CDS encoding isovaleryl-CoA dehydrogenase (catalyzes the formation of 3-methylbut-2-enoyl CoA from 3-methylbutanoyl CoA) codes for AYVYAVGQACDRADHARALRKDAAGAILYSAEKATWMAGEAIQTLGGVGYTNEFSVGRLWRDAKLYEIGAGTSEIRRMLIGRELLSETR; via the coding sequence GCCTACGTCTACGCCGTGGGCCAGGCCTGCGACCGGGCCGACCACGCCCGCGCCCTGCGCAAGGACGCCGCCGGCGCGATCCTCTACTCGGCCGAGAAGGCCACCTGGATGGCCGGCGAGGCGATCCAGACCCTCGGCGGCGTGGGCTATACCAATGAATTCTCGGTCGGTCGGCTGTGGCGCGACGCCAAGCTCTACGAGATCGGCGCCGGCACCAGCGAGATCCGCCGCATGCTGATCGGCCGCGAGCTGCTCTCGGAAACGCGCTGA